The following are from one region of the Penaeus chinensis breed Huanghai No. 1 chromosome 5, ASM1920278v2, whole genome shotgun sequence genome:
- the LOC125025843 gene encoding cuticle protein AMP1A-like isoform X1, giving the protein MKFAILIALTAVAAAAPQNGYSLPDPSTRGVLEVVEVVPILRDDRVQEDDGRYNFDIETGDGITASESGSPDGPEGAIVASGKYSYTAPDGSLIEVTYVANEDGFQPEGDHLPVAPEFPHEIPEFVLRQIQKAAEEDALAAAETRDAAPSQLYQRPQ; this is encoded by the exons ATGAAGTTT GCGATTCTCATTGCCCTCACTGCTGTGGCCGCCGCGGCCCCTCAGAATGGCTACTCTCTTCCGGACCCCTCCACACGGGGCGTACTTGAGGTAGTTGAGGTCGTGCCCATCCTGAGGGACGACCGAGTCCAAGAGGACGACGGCAGGTACAACTTCGACATCGAGACTGGCGACGGCATCACCGCCTCGGAGTCCGGCTCACCTGACGGCCCTGAGGGCGCCATCGTTGCCTCTGGAAAGTACTC ATACACTGCTCCCGACGGTAGCTTGATCGAGGTCACATACGTCGCCAACGAGGACGGCTTCCAGCCCGAGGGTGACCACCTGCCAGTGGCTCCCGAATTCCCTCATGAGATTCCCGAGTTCGTGCTCAGGCAGATCCAAAAGGCAGCTGAGGAAGACGCTCTTGCCGCGGCGGAGACCAGAGACGCCGCACCTTCCCAGCTCTACCAGAGGCCGCAGTAG
- the LOC125025843 gene encoding cuticle protein AMP1A-like isoform X3: protein MKFAILIALTAVAAAAPQNGYSLPDPSTRGVLEVVEVVPILRDDRVQEDDGRYNFDIETGDGITASESGSPDGPEGAIVASGKYSYTAPDGSLIEVTYVANEDGFQPEGDHLPVAPEFPHEIPEFVLRQIQKAAEEDALAAAETRDAAPSQLYQRPQ from the exons GCGATTCTCATTGCCCTCACTGCTGTGGCCGCCGCGGCCCCTCAGAATGGCTACTCTCTTCCGGACCCCTCCACACGGGGCGTACTTGAGGTAGTTGAGGTCGTGCCCATCCTGAGGGACGACCGAGTCCAAGAGGACGACGGCAGGTACAACTTCGACATCGAGACTGGCGACGGCATCACCGCCTCGGAGTCCGGCTCACCTGACGGCCCTGAGGGCGCCATCGTTGCCTCTGGAAAGTACTC ATACACTGCTCCCGACGGTAGCTTGATCGAGGTCACATACGTCGCCAACGAGGACGGCTTCCAGCCCGAGGGTGACCACCTGCCAGTGGCTCCCGAATTCCCTCATGAGATTCCCGAGTTCGTGCTCAGGCAGATCCAAAAGGCAGCTGAGGAAGACGCTCTTGCCGCGGCGGAGACCAGAGACGCCGCACCTTCCCAGCTCTACCAGAGGCCGCAGTAG
- the LOC125025844 gene encoding cuticle protein CP14.6-like: MKFAILVALTAVAAAAPQNGYSLPDPSTRGVLEVVEVVPILRDDRVQEDDGRYNFDIETGDGITASESGSPDGPEGAIVVSGKYSYTAPDGSLIEVTYVANEDGFQPEGDHLPVAPEFPHEIPEFVLRQIEKAAEEDALAAAETRDAAPSQLYQRPQ; encoded by the exons ATGAAGTTT GCGATTCTCGTCGCCCTCACTGCTGTGGCCGCCGCGGCCCCTCAGAATGGCTACTCTCTTCCGGACCCCTCCACAAGGGGCGTACTTGAGGTAGTTGAGGTCGTGCCCATCCTGAGGGACGACCGAGTCCAAGAAGACGACGGCAGGTACAACTTCGACATCGAGACTGGCGACGGCATCACCGCCTCGGAATCCGGCTCACCTGACGGCCCTGAGGGCGCTATCGTTGTCTCTGGAAAGTACTC ATACACTGCTCCCGACGGTAGCTTGATCGAGGTCACATACGTCGCCAACGAGGACGGCTTCCAGCCCGAGGGTGACCACCTGCCAGTGGCTCCCGAATTCCCTCATGAGATTCCCGAGTTCGTGCTCAGGCAGATCGAAAAGGCAGCTGAGGAAGACGCTCTTGCCGCGGCGGAGACCAGAGACGCCGCACCTTCCCAGCTCTACCAGAGGCCACAGTAG
- the LOC125026029 gene encoding cuticle protein CP14.6-like isoform X1, translating into MKFAILVALTAVAAAAPQNGYSLPDPSTRGVLEVVEVVPILRDDRVQEDDGRYNFDIETGDGITASESGSPDGPEGAIVASGKYSYTAPDGSLIELTYVANEDGFQPEGDHLPVAPEFPHEIPEFVLRQIEKAAEEDALAAASTRDAPSQLYQRPQ; encoded by the exons ATGAAGTTT GCGATTCTCGTCGCCCTCACTGCTGTGGCCGCCGCTGCCCCTCAGAATGGCTACTCTCTTCCGGACCCCTCCACAAGGGGCGTACTTGAGGTAGTTGAGGTCGTGCCCATCCTAAGGGACGACCGAGTCCAAGAAGACGACGGCAGGTACAACTTCGACATCGAGACTGGCGACGGCATCACCGCCTCGGAGTCTGGCTCACCTGACGGCCCTGAGGGCGCCATCGTTGCCTCTGGAAAGTACTC TTACACTGCACCCGACGGTAGCCTGATCGAGCTCACATACGTCGCCAACGAGGACGGCTTCCAACCCGAGGGTGACCACCTGCCAGTGGCTCCCGAATTCCCTCATGAGATTCCCGAGTTCGTGCTCAGGCAGATCGAAAAGGCAGCTGAGGAAGACGCTCTTGCCGCCGCGTCGACCAGAGACGCGCCTTCCCAGCTCTACCAGAGGCCACAGTAG
- the LOC125026029 gene encoding cuticle protein CP14.6-like isoform X2 yields MKFAILVALTAVAAAAPQNGYSLPDPSTRGVLEVVEVVPILRDDRVQEDDGRYNFDIETGDGITASESGSPDGPEGAIVASGKYSYTAPDGSLIELTYVANEDGFQPEGDHLPVAPEFPHEIPEFVLRQIEKAAEEDALAAASTRDAPSQLYQRPQ; encoded by the exons ATGAAGTTT GCGATTCTCGTCGCCCTCACTGCTGTGGCCGCCGCTGCCCCTCAGAATGGCTACTCTCTTCCGGACCCCTCCACAAGGGGCGTACTTGAGGTAGTTGAGGTCGTGCCCATCCTAAGGGACGACCGAGTCCAAGAAGACGACGGCAGGTACAACTTCGACATCGAGACTGGCGACGGCATCACCGCCTCGGAGTCTGGCTCACCTGACGGCCCTGAGGGCGCCATCGTTGCCTCTGGAAAGTACTC TTACACTGCACCCGACGGTAGCCTGATCGAGCTCACATACGTCGCCAACGAGGACGGCTTCCAACCCGAGGGTGACCACCTGCCAGTGGCTCCCGAATTCCCTCATGAGATTCCCGAGTTCGTGCTCAGGCAGATCGAAAAGGCAGCTGAGGAAGACGCTCTTGCCGCCGCGTCGACCAGAGACGCGCCTTCCCAGCTCTACCAGAG GCCACAGTAG
- the LOC125026030 gene encoding cuticle protein CP14.6-like: MKFAILIALTAVAAAAPQNGYSLPDPSTRGVLEAADVVPILRDDRVQEDDGRYNFDIETGDGITASESGSPDGPEGAIVASGQFSYTAPDGSLIEVTYVANEDGFQPEGDHLPVAPEFPHEIPEFVLRQIEKAAEEDALAAASTRDAPSQLYQRPQ, encoded by the exons ATGAAGTTT GCAATTCTCATCGCCCTTACTGCTGTGGCAGCCGCGGCCCCTCAGAATGGCTATTCTCTTCCGGACCCCTCCACAAGGGGCGTACTTGAGGCAGCTGATGTCGTGCCCATCCTGAGGGACGACCGAGTCCAAGAGGATGACGGCAGGTACAACTTCGACATCGAGACTGGCGACGGCATCACCGCCTCGGAGTCTGGCTCACCTGACGGCCCTGAGGGCGCCATCGTTGCCTCCGGACAATTCTC TTACACTGCTCCCGACGGTAGCCTGATCGAGGTCACATACGTCGCCAACGAGGACGGCTTCCAACCCGAGGGTGACCACCTGCCAGTAGCTCCCGAATTCCCCCATGAGATTCCCGAGTTCGTGCTCAGGCAGATCGAAAAGGCAGCTGAGGAAGACGCTCTTGCCGCCGCGTCGACCAGAGACGCGCCTTCCCAGCTCTACCAGAGGCCACAGTAG
- the LOC125026028 gene encoding endocuticle structural glycoprotein ABD-4-like, producing MKFVIFASVVAVALAAPQYGYNAPAPDPSTNYVAPSASTRDAVQVIEIVPILRDDRVHEEGRYSFDIETGNGIRASEAGSPDGPEGAVVAAGGYSYTAPDGSLIEIQYVADENGFQPQGAHLPVAPAFPHPIPQFVLDQIAKAAEEDALAAAESRNVEPSQLYQRPQ from the exons ATGAAGTTT GTAATTTTCGCCTCCGTTGTCGCCGTGGCCCTTGCCGCTCCACAGTACGGGTACAACGCCCCCGCTCCGGACCCCTCCACGAACTACGTCGCCCCCTCCGCCTCCACTAGGGATGCGGTTCAGGTCATTGAAATTGTGCCCATCCTCAGGGACGACCGCGTTCACGAGGAAGGAAGGTACAGCTTCGACATTGAGACTGGCAACGGCATCAGGGCCTCGGAGGCTGGATCTCCTGACGGCCCTGAAGGTGCTGTCGTTGCTGCTGGAGGATATTC CTACACCGCCCCCGATGGTTCTCTGATCGAAATCCAGTATGTGGCCGATGAGAACGGCTTCCAACCCCAGGGCGCCCACCTGCCCGTGGCTCCCGCattcccccacccgatcccccagttcgtcctcgaccaaaTTGCAAAGGCTGCCGAAGAGGACGCTCTTGCCGCTGCCGAGAGCAGAAACGTAGAACCTTCTCAGCTTTACCAGCGCCCACAGTAA
- the LOC125026026 gene encoding cuticle protein CP14.6-like has protein sequence MKFVILACVVAVAVAAPQYAYETPAPTYLVPAASSRDESTEVIEFIPILRDDRVHEDDGRYNLDVETANGISMSQSGSPDGPDGAIVKSGQYSYTAPDGSLIEIKFVANENGFQPQGAHLPVAPEFPHPIPQFVLDQIAFAAEEDAARERAEAQASAPAPIRLYGQPQ, from the exons ATGAAATTC GTGATCCTCGCCTGCGTGGTCGCCGTGGCCGTCGCCGCCCCCCAGTACGCCTACGAGACCCCCGCCCCGACCTACCTCGTCCCCGCCGCCTCCAGCCGCGATGAGTCCACTGAGGTGATCGAATTCATTCCTATCCTGAGGGACGATCGTGTCCACGAGGACGACGGAAGGTACAACTTGGACGTGGAGACTGCCAACGGAATCTCCATGTCCCAGTCCGGCTCTCCTGACGGTCCCGACGGCGCCATCGTTAAGTCAGGCCAATACTC TTACACCGCACCTGACGGTTCTCTTATCGAGATCAAGTTCGTGGCCAACGAGAACGGATTCCAGCCCCAAGGCGCCCACCTGCCCGTGgctcccgagttcccccaccccatccctcagttcgtcctggaccagatcgccttcgccgccgaggaAGATGCCGCCCGTGAACGTGCTGAGGCTCAAGCTTCCGCCCCCGCGCCCATCAGGCTGTATGGCCAGCCTCAGTAG
- the LOC125026027 gene encoding cuticle protein CP14.6-like, translating to MKFVILACMAAVAVAAPQYAYETPAPTYLVPAASSRDESAEVIEFIPILRNDRVHEDDGRYNLDVETANGISMSQSGSPDGPDGAIVKAGQYSYTAPDGSLIEIKFVANENGFQPQGAHLPVAPEFPHPIPQFVLDQIAFAAEEDAARERAEAQASAPAPTRLYGQPQ from the exons ATGAAATTC GTGATCCTCGCCTGCATGGCCGCCGTGGCCGTCGCCGCCCCCCAGTACGCCTACGAGACCCCCGCCCCGACCTACCTCGTCCCCGCCGCCTCCAGCCGCGATGAGTCCGCTGAAGTGATCGAATTCATTCCTATCCTGAGGAACGATCGCGTCCACGAGGACGACGGAAGGTACAACCTGGACGTAGAGACTGCCAACGGAATCTCCATGTCCCAGTCCGGCTCTCCTGACGGTCCCGATGGCGCCATCGTCAAGGCAGGCCAATACTC TTACACCGCTCCTGACGGTTCTCTGATCGAGATCAAGTTTGTGGCCAACGAGAACGGATTCCAGCCCCAGGGCGCCCACCTGCCCGTGgctcccgagttcccccaccccatccctcagttcgtcctggATCAGATAGCCTTCGCCGCCGAGGAAGACGCCGCCCGTGAACGTGCTGAGGCTCAGGCTTCCGCTCCCGCGCCCACCAGGCTGTACGGCCAACCTCAGTAA
- the LOC125025845 gene encoding endocuticle structural glycoprotein SgAbd-8-like, with the protein MKFAIFACVAAVAVAAPQYAYENPAPTYLVPATSSRDESAEVIEFIPILRDDRVHEDDGRYNLDVETANGISMSQSGSPDGPDGAIVKAGQYSYTAPDGSLIEIKFVANENGFQPQGAHLPVAPEFPHPIPQFVLDQIAFAAEEDAARERAEAQASAPAPTRLYGQPQ; encoded by the exons ATGAAATTC GCGATCTTTGCCTGTGTGGCCGCCGTTGCCGTCGCCGCCCCCCAGTATGCCTACGAGAACCCCGCCCCGACCTACCTCGTCCCCGCCACCTCCAGCCGCGATGAGTCCGCTGAGGTGATCGAATTCATTCCTATCCTGAGGGACGATCGCGTCCACGAGGACGACGGCAGGTACAACCTGGACGTGGAGACTGCCAACGGCATCTCCATGTCTCAGTCCGGCTCTCCTGACGGTCCCGACGGCGCCATCGTCAAGGCAGGCCAATACTC TTACACCGCACCTGACGGTTCTCTGATCGAAATCAAGTTTGTGGCCAACGAGAACGGATTCCAGCCCCAGGGCGCCCACCTGCCCGTGgcccccgagttcccccaccctattcctcagttcgtcctcgaccagatcgcatTCGCCGCCGAAGAAGACGCCGCCCGTGAACGTGCTGAGGCTCAGGCTTCCGCTCCCGCGCCCACCAGGCTGTACGGCCAACCTCAGTAA
- the LOC125025847 gene encoding cuticle protein CP14.6-like, which produces MAAVAVAAPQYAYETPAPTYLVPAASSRDESAEVIEFIPILRDDRVHEDDGRYNLNVETANGISMSQSGSPDGPDGAIVKAGQYSYTAPDGSLIEIKFVANENGFQPQGAHLPVAPEFPHPIPQFVLDQIAFAAEEDAARERAEAQASAPAPTRLYGQPQ; this is translated from the exons ATGGCCGCCGTGGCCGTCGCCGCCCCCCAGTACGCCTACGAGACCCCCGCCCCAACCTACCTCGTCCCCGCCGCCTCCAGCCGCGATGAGTCCGCTGAGGTGATCGAATTCATTCCTATCCTGAGGGACGATCGCGTCCACGAGGACGACGGCAGGTACAACCTGAACGTGGAGACTGCAAACGGAATCTCCATGTCCCAGTCTGGCTCTCCTGACGGTCCCGACGGCGCCATCGTCAAAGCAGGCCAATACTC TTACACCGCACCTGACGGCTCTCTGATCGAGATCAAGTTCGTGGCCAACGAGAACGGATTCCAGCCTCAGGGCGCCCACCTGCCCGTGgctcccgagttcccccaccctatccctcaGTTCGTtctcgaccagatcgccttcgccgccgaggaAGACGCCGCCCGTGAACGTGCTGAGGCTCAGGCTTCCGCCCCCGCACCCACCAGGCTGTACGGCCAGCCTCAGTAG
- the LOC125025846 gene encoding cuticle protein CP14.6-like, producing MKAVILACMAAVAVAAPQYAYETPAPTYLVPAASSRDESAEVIEFIPILRDDRVHEDDGRYNLDVETANGISMSESGSPDGPDGAIVKAGQYSYTAPDGSLIEIKFVANENGFQPQGAHLPVAPEFPHPIPQFVLDQIAFAAEEDAARERAEAQASAPAPTRLYGQPQ from the exons ATGAAAGCC GTGATCCTCGCCTGCATGGCCGCCGTGGCCGTCGCCGCCCCCCAGTACGCCTACGAGACCCCCGCCCCGACCTACCTCGTCCCCGCCGCCTCCAGCCGCGATGAGTCCGCTGAGGTGATCGAATTCATTCCTATCCTGAGGGACGATCGCGTCCACGAGGACGACGGAAGGTACAACCTGGATGTGGAGACTGCCAACGGAATCTCCATGTCCGAGTCCGGCTCTCCTGACGGTCCCGACGGCGCCATCGTCAAGGCAGGCCAATACTC TTACACCGCACCTGACGGTTCTCTGATCGAGATCAAGTTCGTGGCCAACGAGAACGGATTCCAGCCCCAGGGCGCCCACCTGCCTGTTgctcccgagttcccccaccccatccctcagttcgtccttgaccagatcgccttcgctgCCGAGGAAGACGCCGCCCGTGAACGTGCTGAGGCTCAGGCTTCCGCCCCCGCACCCACCAGGCTGTACGGCCAGCCCCAGTAG